The following DNA comes from Clostridiales bacterium.
TTTTATCTGCCAACTTGGAAACGGATTTTGATAAAGAATCTTTATCATCTATATCAAGAAGAACGATTTCATCACAAATTGGCTTATTCTTTTCATAGAAAGCATAAATGTATTGAGATTTATCTTCAACAATACCATCTGTAATAAAGTTATCTGAGCCTACAAACTTTCCGCCTCTAACAACCATTAGATTAACCGCAGTTAATAGACCATTTGAAGCAAAAGCGAATATATCCAAATTATAATCCTTTGGTATAGCACTAACTTGTTTTCTAATGAGTTTATCTAAAGTCTTAAGTTTTTCCCTATATGCAAGAGCTACTTCAAAGTTCTGTTGTTTAGAGAAATATTCCATCTTTTCTCTTAGTTTCTTTTCAATCTCTTTGTCGTCTCCCTTTAAGAAGGCAATGACTTTATTAATCTCTTCCTTATATTCCTCAGGAGAAACATCTCCTTTACAAGGTGCAAGACATCTTCCTAGATGATAATACAAACATGGTCTAGATGGTTTTTCTAAATCTCGTCTACAATCTCTAATTTTAAATGCGGTATGAATTAAATCAAAAATGTCTCTAATATTTACACTAACCATATAAGGTCCAAAGTACTTGGCACCATCGTTAAAGAGTTTTCTTGTATATGTTACAGATGGATACTTTTCTTTAATACCGACTCTAATATATGGATAGTTCTTATCATCTTTAAGAAGGATATTGTAGTGTGGTTTGTATTCCTTAATAAGATTGTTTTCAGTAACTAGTGCATCTTCTTCACTTTGACAAATAATATATCTAAAATCAGCCACATGTTCTAGCATAGCCATTACCTTTTCTGGCTTGCTTGAATTGTTAAAATACTGTCTAAGTCTATTAACTAAAATTTTGGCTTTACCAACATAAATGACACTTGATGTATCATCTAACATCATATAAACCCCTGGTTTTGCAGGAACATCTTTTAATTTCTCTTTAAAATCAATCATGCATTATTCCTCTTTTTCATCCTCGCCAAAAGGGTCTTTTTCTTGTTCATCATCATCTTCATTTACGATTATAGGATTGTCTTTTTCAGCCTTATTTTTATCTCTAATTGCCTTGCCAACAATAGGTGCAAACCATCTATATATAAATGTTTGAGCTATATCTAGCACTAGCAATATTACTATTCCTATAAGTTCAATTGCCCAAAATGGGATTGAATTAATTATATTGAAATCAAACATAACATTGCCTGCAACATAATATAGGAATGCTATAGATCCTGCCATATATACAGCCTTTATAGGATAGGCTATAAACCATTTTACATGTTTTTCATACATAATAATAGATGCTATAGATATAGGTCCAAAATAGAATATAAATCCCATTACAGACATAATATCATAAGGCATCGCAAGACATAATAGAGATGCTGCAATATATGATGCTATGGATGCAAAATAGTATTTCTTATATAGTGGAAGGACTAGTGCAAGAGCTGCAAAAAAGAAAAAGCCAATTGATCCATATCTAACTATCATAGATAATGCTAGCAATAAAAAAACCAGCGCTGTAGTTATGCCCGCTAGAGCAACCTCATAAATACGCTGGATTCTTTTTAAATTATTATTTGGATTACGTCTTTTCATTTAGCAACAGGAGATTAAATCCCCACCCATACATTCGCAGCATGTATCTGCACACCATAAGGCAGCACAAATAGAACAAATTGAACTACCTGTATCATCTCCTCTTTGTTGTCTTCCGTATGTTCTTTGGGATTCTCTTTCTACATTAGTATAACTTCTTTGTTCAGTTGCCCTACCTTCTGTATTGGCACGCTCGTTTATTCTATCTAAAACTCTCTTATATTTGGCATTACTTGGGTCCATTTCAATGGCAACTGCTAATTGTGACTTAGCCTCATCATACCATTTCTTTGCATAATATATTCTTGCTTGATGGTAATGCCATTCTGCTCCTCTATAAGATAATTGGTCTAGAAGCGATTGTGCTCCTTCTAAATCTCCTGATTTAATTAAATTTGTAACATTTACAAATACTGAAGACTCATCACTTTCTACTACGTTTTCGGTTTCCTTAATCTCCATAGCACTTTGATAAGCTTCATCTAATATACGAATTTGGCGTGCCGCTTCAGCACCAGCTTCGCCTTCTTGGAACAATTGTTCACTCAATTCGGCCCTTT
Coding sequences within:
- a CDS encoding tetratricopeptide repeat protein, translated to MSYDPFVILGVSRDASQQEILDAYKAKRAELSEQLFQEGEAGAEAARQIRILDEAYQSAMEIKETENVVESDESSVFVNVTNLIKSGDLEGAQSLLDQLSYRGAEWHYHQARIYYAKKWYDEAKSQLAVAIEMDPSNAKYKRVLDRINERANTEGRATEQRSYTNVERESQRTYGRQQRGDDTGSSICSICAALWCADTCCECMGGDLISCC
- the uvrC gene encoding excinuclease ABC subunit UvrC, yielding MIDFKEKLKDVPAKPGVYMMLDDTSSVIYVGKAKILVNRLRQYFNNSSKPEKVMAMLEHVADFRYIICQSEEDALVTENNLIKEYKPHYNILLKDDKNYPYIRVGIKEKYPSVTYTRKLFNDGAKYFGPYMVSVNIRDIFDLIHTAFKIRDCRRDLEKPSRPCLYYHLGRCLAPCKGDVSPEEYKEEINKVIAFLKGDDKEIEKKLREKMEYFSKQQNFEVALAYREKLKTLDKLIRKQVSAIPKDYNLDIFAFASNGLLTAVNLMVVRGGKFVGSDNFITDGIVEDKSQYIYAFYEKNKPICDEIVLLDIDDKDSLSKSVSKLADKKLLISTPEKGIRKNLLDLAFENAKEALEKYGVQEDRKKLRTIGAVHQLQDVLNLNYTPNRIECYDISHISGVDKVASMVVFEYGEPKKSHYRKFRIKDVEGNNDFACMKEVLGRRFKRMLDPSETDESFKSTPDLILLDGGAIQLKFAIEAMNETGANVEMIGLTKKDEEIILPYEDDPIFLPLDSLALQLLQRLRDESHRFAISFHRSLHSKSVSLSTFSQIEGVGEKTAKKLYQEFGSLENVKNSSVEDLVKAGIGKALATKILDYLKNL